The window TACCCGATTGAAAATTTTTGAGCGGAGTCTGGTTGATCCGGCTGAGTGGCCGGATGTACGGTTTGGGTGAGATGCCGGAGCGGGTTCACTTCTGATGTGCTGACCGGTTTTTCTCCATTTCGGTTGAAAGAATCAGAAACGGATCGCGTTTTTACATTTTCAAGCAGAGTCTGGTTGAGCTGCGAACGGATTCCAGGCAGGGGCTAGGGGGTTGATTGAAAATTTTTGAGCAGGGTCTGATTTATTTTTTTTAGGCAAGGTGTGGTTGAAAAATAAAATTCAAGGTCCGGTTAAAATTTTTAAATCAAGGTTTGATTTTTTTCAAGCAGGGTCTGCCATAAAAAACTCATACCAGGGTGGTGCAGATGTTGGTGGCGATGTGGTGCAGTGCAGGAGAAAAGAGAGGGATCAACTACGGTTAGGCCCATTCGGACGCGGTGCAAGTGTCCCGGCAAATTGCAGCAGGGCATCCATGGACTGTTGCTTGTCCTTTGCAGAAACCTTCCGTACTTCTGATGCCCCGAACTGACCGGTGAATGCATCCGGGTCTGCCCCTTCGCTGTCGCACTTGTTCAGGAATACCACAAAGGGAACCTTTGCACTCTGCAGGGTAACTGAAAGATGGCGGGTGAACTCATCCAGCAGGCTTGTCACATCCACGAGCAGGATTGCCCCGTCCATGCCTTTTGCAATAATCTCGCGGGCAAACTCAAACCGCTCCTGCCCGGGGGTCCCGTAGATATGGATATTGCACCCGTTATTCCGGAGACGGCCGAAGTCAAGCGCAACGGTTGTGGTACCTCCCGCACAGTTCGCCTCGACATGTTTCGATTCAGGATCCAGTGTTTTGATCAGGGTGGTTTTCCCTGCCCCGAATGCACCAAAGATGACAATTTTCAGTTTGCTTTCATCAGCCATTGTCATACAGATTGGGTGGAAAACATGTTTACCATTTCGGTAGAAACAATGAGAAATTTACGCCTGAAAAAATATAAAAAAATGGGACTGGGGATGGGGTAAAAAGATTATGCCGACAGGTAATCTGCCGGGGTTGGGAGCTGTTCTTTCAAGCCCTTGCGCTTGCGGATTGCAACCACAACTTCCTTGAGCATGCTGTTGGGCACGAGTTCGAATCCTGCAAACTCCGTATTCCACATAGCACGGCCTTCTGTTGCTGAACGGATATCGCCTGCAAACCCGAAGAGCTCGGCAACCGGTGCCTTACCTACAACGGTGATTGTGTCACCCTCGCTCTGCATGTCAAAGACCTGACCGCGCCGTCCCTGGATCTGGGAGGTTGCTGCCCCCATCTGGTCCATCGGGACGGTAATCTGGATCCTCTGGACTGGCTCAAGAAGTGAGTCACCAGCGATCAGCATACCTGCTTTGATGGCACTGCGCACGGCCGGGATAACCTGTGCCGGGCCACGGTGAATTGCATCCTCGTGGAGCTTCACATCGACGAGCGTCATCTTGAGATTCTGGACCGGCTCATCTGCAAGCGGACCACCGGCGAGTGCCTCGTGGATACCTTCGATGATCAGTTCCATAGTCTCATTGAGGTACTGGACACCCTTGGTCCGGTCAATGAGCATGTTGGTGGCTTTGATATCCTTGATGCTCTTGGCATCATCCTTTTCCATGCCCGCATTCATGAGGATGTCACGGCGCTCAAGCATCGGCTGGTTCATCGAGACCTCGCCTTTCTTGATCAGGTTAACAATCTCATCAGGCAGAATTTCGAGGTCGAAATAGAACCGGTTATGACGGTTCGGGGACTTGCCTTCCACAGACTCAATCTTCTGGGTTACGGTTTCACGGTAAACCACGATTGGCTCGGAGGTGATGATCTCTACACCCTTGTCGCGCTTGATACGTCCGGTAATAATCTCAAGGTGCAGTTCGCCCATACCTGAGATCAGGTGCTCACCGGTCTCTTCGTTGATGGTGATGACCAGCGTCGGGTCTTCCTTTGCAACCTGCCGGAGCACTTCAACGAGCTTGGGCAGATCCTTCATGTTCTTTGCCTCGACGGCAACGGTCATGACCGGTTCAGAGTAGTGCTTGAGTGACTCGAAGGGGGTGATTTCCAGGAGCGAGGTAACGGTCGAGCCGACCATCGCATCTCTCAGGCCGGTAACTGCGGCGATATTTCCGCCGACAATCTCATCGACCTCAACGCGCTTCGGGCCCATGAAGATACCGACCTGCTGGAGCCGGTTCTCTTTCATCGCTGAACCCATGACATAGAGGCTGTCGCCTCGCTTGATGCGTCCCGAGAAGAGACGTCCGGTGGCGACTTCCCCGGCATGGGGATCGAATGAAATGTCGGTAACCATCAGGGAAACCGGACCGTTCGGGTCGCAGGTGATCATGGCCTTGCCTTCCTTTGACTCCTTGTCGCCATGCCAGATAACCGGGATACGACGCTTCTGTGCGTCGATCGGATTGGGGAGATGGTTTACTACCATATCGAGAAGAACATCGGAGAGCGGGCTGTTCTTTGCCAGGTACTTCATGTCGCCTGCACGGCACTTGTCGAACACATCTTTGAATGAGACGCCACTCTTCTTCATGAACGGAATGGAGACTGCCCAGTTGTAGAGTGCTGACCCGAAGGCAACAGTACCCAGTCCTGCATCAAGTTTCCAGCCACTGTTATAGGCTTCCTCGTTCATACCCTTGATCAGCTTGTTGACCTTGTCGATCACTTTACCGAGCCGGATCTGCATCTCCATTTCGTCGACTTTAATCTCGTTAACGAGACGGTCAACTTTGTTGATGAAGAGAACGGGACGGACTCCCTCCTTGAGGGCCTGCCGGAGCACGGTCTCGGTCTGGGGCATGGTGCCCTCGACTGCGTCCACGAGGACAACCGCTCCATCGACCGCACGCATCGCACGGGTGACGTCGCCACCGAAGTCAACGTGACCGGGCGTATCGATCATGTTGATCAGGTAATCCTGACCTTCGTACTCATGCACCATTGAGACGTTGGATGCGTCAATAGTGATACCACGGGCCTGCTCTTCTGGATCTGAGTCCATGAAGAGCTGCTTTCCTGCAAGCTCCTCAGAGATGATGCCTGCACCTGAAAGCAGGTTGTCAGAAAGAGTCGTCTTGCCGTGGTCAATGTGTGCCACAATACCGATGTTCCGAATGTGCTTCGGTTCCTTCATGAGCTCAGTTACGCGCTCGACTGATTTTTTGCCGCGGACCATGAAAATTACCTCAAAAAAAGATGTTTAACGGGCGGATTTTGCAATGCGCTCGCGTTCTTCCTTTTTCCCTACCGAGAAACACTTCATGTCGCCCTTTGAGGCGGCGATGAGTTCATCGGCGAGAACTGCACTTGCACTCTTCTTGCTCGTGCTGGATCCTTTCAGGGTTGCTTCTGCAAGGAAACCAATGGCGGTATCGACACGACGCATGGGGGCGGTGTCAACCGACTTCGGGACGTTGATACCACCGTATTTCAGACGGACGGTCTCTTCCCGGGGACCGGCGTTGGCGATTGCCTCAACCAGAACATCGATGGGGTTGCGCTTGGTCTTCTTGTTGATGATCTCGAAAGCATCCCGCACGATCCGGATTGCCAGCTGCTTCTTTCCGGTATTATTCTCGGTCTGCATGAGGCGGTTGATAAGCCGCTCGACAATCATCATGTTGCTCTTGCCAAATTCCTGGCGGGAGAACTTGCCGCAGGAGTGGGGGATGATCTGGGCGGTGAGAGTCACATAGCGTATAAGACTGGGATCGATAACCTTGACTTCGCCAACGTCCCACTTATTGAACAGCAGTTTCTGGCCAGCGGCCTTTGCTTCGGTTTCTGTCATCTCAATCACCTGCGCGGTTTCTCTTTCCTGCCAATTACCATTTCGTGGAGGCAGACATTATTCACCTTGGTAACCACGTACCGGACTCCAGGGATATCTCCCATGGAACGACCGAGACGACCGCCGATGCCTTCGATCTCGACTTCGTCGTGCTCATCGATGAAGTTGATTGCACCGTCGCCCACTGCAAACGCGGTGACCTGACGTCCGTTCTTGATCAACTGCACGCGCACGCACTTCCGGATAGCTGAGTTGGGCTGTTTTGCCTCAACACCGACCTTCTCCAGCACGATACCTCTTGCCTGTGGAGCGCCCTCACACGGGTCTGACTTCACATCAAGATTGAGCTCACGGCGGGCGTAGTTCTTGTCTGCCCACCGGAACTTATTTGAGTCCCGAACCATCTTTCTGGCTGCAAATTTACCCTGTCCCATTAAATAACCTCATTTTAGTTGTTTTTGTGGTTATCGATAACCCACACTGAGATATATACAATCGCGGGGTTCCGATTTATAAATTGTGGCAATCCACCTGACTGTCCTATACTATTATCCCTACCTCATAATAATATTATATCCTGTAAGGCCAATGATATGCGATGAAAGTCGGGATCTATAAAGAGGTGCAGATCGATACCAGCCACCGTCTGCTCCATTACAAGGGCAAGTGTGCCAACCTCCACGGGCACCGGTGGAAGATTGAGGTATGGATGGAAGGCGAGCCGGACCCGGCAACGCAAATCCTGATCGATTATAGTCTGATCAAGCAGGTCATTAACAAGTACGATCACCAGATCATCCTGAACCGCGAAGACCCGATGGTCCCCCGCATCGAGGAGTTCCACCCGGTTATCACGACCCCCGGGGAGCCAACCAGTGAACTGATGGCAGTCCTTATCCGCGATGATCTCTCTGCGGTCTGCCGGGAAAGGGGAATTAAGGCAGTCGTAACGAAGATCCGTGTCTGGGAATCCCCCACAGCCTGCGCCGAGCTTACCTGAATGAATGTCACGGAAATTTTCAGGAGCCTCCAGGGCGAGGGTAAAAACCAGGGGAAATCCTGCCTCTTTATCCGGCTCGCAGGCTGCAACCTGAACTGTCACTGGTGCGATACGGAATACTCCCGGTCGGGTGGCAAGGAGATGAGTCTCGATGCAATCCTGGAACAGGTGTGGCGCATCAATCCCCCGTATGTCTGCATAACGGGTGGCGAACCGCTCATGCAGGCAGCTGAACTCGAACCATTGCTTGCATCCCTGCACAAGCGGGGCGCACATGTCGATATTGAGACAAACGGTACCTATGCATTTACCCGGTTGCAGCCATATGCCTCGATCTGCATGGATGTGAAATGCCCGTCATCCGGAGAGCAGAGCGATCTGGCTCTGCTCGATACCATCCGCCCGCAGGACAGCGTGAAGTTTGTCCTCAAGGATGAAACCGATTGCCGGTATGCACAGCAGATTATAGAATCGCATAGAATTGCCGGTGAGATCTTCTTTTCTCCGGTTACTGGAAGCAATTACTCCAATATTGCACAATTTATACTGACCAACAACCTGCCCGTCAGGTTCCAGCTGCAACTGCACAAGATCATAGGTGTGAAATGAAAGCGGTATGTTTACTTTCCGGCGGCATGGACTCGTCCACGCTTGCGTACCTGGCAAAGAGCGAAGGATATGATATCTGCGCCCTGCACCTGAACTACGGACAGAGGACTGAATCAAAAGAACTGGCATGTGCACGGAAGATTGCCTCCCTGCTCAATGCAAAAGACTTCATCGCAGTGAATGTCGGCTATTTCTCACAATTCGGCGAGAGCAGCCTCACGGACAATAAAATCGCCGTCGAGGAGTTTGATGCGGCCCGGGCACATGTTCCCAATACGTATGTGCCGTTCCGGAATGCCAACCTGCTTTCCATTGCAACCAGTTTTGCCGAGGCGAAAGGTGCAGAGGCAATCTTCATCGGAGTCCAGTCGCTCGATTATAGCGGTTACCCGGACTGCCGCCCCCAGTTTATCGAAGCATTCCAGCGCGTGATCGATCTGGGTACTAAAGATACAACTAAGATAATGCTGAAGACCCCCTTCATCCACATGACAAAGACAGACATCCTGAATGTCGGTATGAAACTCGGCGTTCCGTACGAGCACACATGGTCCTGTTACCGGAATGAGGGCAAAGCCTGCGGCACCTGCGGGTCGTGCCATTTCCGGAAAGAAGCCTTTGCTGCAATTGGAAGACAGGACCCGATCCCTTACGAGGAATAAATGGAGATCTTTCGCGGCAGGCGTCTCTGGATAGAGAGTCGTATGATCCGGCTCCCGAATGGGATTGAACGGGAAAAGGTCATTGTTCACCCCAGCAATGCCGTGGCTATTCTCCCCCTTGATGGTGACCGGTGCAAACTGGTAAAACAATACCGGTATGCCATCGACCAGTACATATTCGAAGCCCCGGCAGGAACCATGGAACCGGGCGAAGACCCGTTGCAGACCGCTCACCGGGAATTGATCGAAGAGACGGGTTTTGCAGCCAAGGAAATGCAGGAAAAAGGGTTCATTTATACAACACCGGGATATACCGATGAGAAGATCTTCTTATTCGAAGCCCGGGACCTCTCCCTCTCGCAGGAGTACGGGAAAGACGAAGACGAAATAATTGAGGTGGTGGATGTTGCCATCCGCGACCTGCCGGCCATGATCCGTGATGGCACGATCATTGATGCAAAGACGATCTGCTTAATCCACCGCTGTTTCGGGTGTTAATCGTGCGTTCTTTTCTTACCATTGGAGTAATCATTGTCCTGCTCATCGCATGTGCCGGATGTACAGGTACACCCGCTGCTGAAGCAAAACCTGCATACTCAGTAGATAACAATGGTATCCTTTCCGTTACCTGCGCCCCGGTTACGACAAGTGAAGAAGTGCTCGTCTCCAATGAGACCTATACGAAGTCCCGGATTGTCCTGCATACGCAAAGCGGCGATGTGGTCACGTACCTTGCTGCACCCAAAAACCCGAAGGCGGTAATCGTGTATGCTCCCGGTGCGGGTGAGAAGATCACCGGCCACGAGGAACGGATGGTCCGGTACGCAGCAGCCGGCTATGCATTCATGTTTGCAGATACCCGCGGGAATGGTGCGGAAACCCCCGGCGTTCCTTTCAGCCAGCAGCTCGTCCAGCAGGACTTCAGCCGGTTTGAGAAGGGGGACTGGCCACAATATTACCTCACGGTCTGCGATCTGGTCAGCGCGCAGAAGATTGTTTCCGACCGGTTCTCAGTCCCGGTCTATGCTATGGGATCGAGTAATGGCGGGCGATATGCAGCCGTCGCAGCAGGTGTTGATCCCCAATTCGCCGGGTACGTGGGAATATCCACATCCAACTGGGGATTACTCGACTCCGTGATACAACAGGGATATACGGGAGATCCCGTACGGTTCGCCACCTCGATCGAGCCCGGCACCTATTTCACAAAAATTGCCCCGCGCCCGGTCTGGATCTTCCATGCAGCAGGTGACCCGATCATCCCGTTTGCCAGCGGAAAACAGTTCTTTGACTCAGCACAGGAGCCTAAGACCTTCACCGAATTTTCCGGAGATCATGGGATCAACAGTGATGTCGATACGCAGATCATTATGCACTGGGCGCAAATTTATGGCCCACGAGAGTCTATAAGTAATAGCTCTAGAGAGGTTTGAGACCGGCAATGGCAGAAGAACGGGAGATGGACGACGCGCGAAAGCGTTACGAGTTCAAAAAGGCGCTCGAGAAGCTCGAGTTACAGCAGGGAGACGGGACGGAACTTATTACGATCTATATCCCCCCTGACAAGCAGATCTACGATGTTACCAACCAGCTCAAGGACGAGTTTGGCCAGTGCGCCAACATCAAGAGCAAGCAGACCAAGACCAATGTCCAGAGCGCCATCTCCTCCATCCTCTCACGGCTCAAGTACTACAAGCGCCCGCCCCTGCATGGCCTTGCGGTCTTCTGTGGTACCGTCAAAACCTATGGCGATCGTACGGATCTCCAGTGCACGATCGTAGAGCCTCCCGAACCACTCAACCTCTACATGTACCGCTGCAGCTCGAACTTTGAGCTCGAGCCGCTCAAGCAGATGCTCGAAGAAAAGTCTATCTACGGGCTTCTCGTCCTTGACCGGCGGGAAGCGTACTGGGGCTTTTTACGCGGCAACCGGATCGAACCTGTTGGCGGTACAACGTCAACAGTTCCGGGAAAGACGCGCAAAGGCGGCCAGTCCGCTGCCCGGTTCGGGCGTCTCAGGGAGATTGCGATTGCCGAGTTCTATACAAGAATCGGGGAGCGATCCAGTGCCATATTCCTTGCAGAGAAAGATTTCTTCGAGCGATTCAAAGGTCTGCTGATAGGGGGCCCCAGCCCGACAAAAGAGGAGTTTGAAGCCGGTAACTTCCTCCATCACGAGATCCAGAAGCGGATCATCGGGATCTTTGATGTAGCATATACCAACGAAGACGGTCTCTCCGAACTGGTGGATGCGGCAAAGGATGCGCTCAAAGGCATGACCGTAGTCAAGGAAAAAGCGCTCATGGATAGGTACCTCAGAGAGCTCGTCAAGGATGCCAGCATTGCAGCTTATGGGGAAGATAGCATCCGGAAAAATCTTGAAATCGGGGCCGTCGATACCCTGCTTCTCTCGGCAAACCTCCGTAAATCCCGGCTCCGGATAAAATGCCAGAACTGCGATTTCACGGATGAAAAGACGGTTCACATCGATGCAGGAAAAACAGTCGGGGACATCCCTCTCGGTTCTTGCCCGAAATGTACGGCACCGCTTATCCTCGATGAGGAGATCGATATCGTCGATGAACTAACCAAACTCGCTGAACAGAGCAGTGCCAAAGTCGAGCTTATTTCCGATGATTTTGAAGAAGGATCGATCCTCTTCACCGCTTTCGGCGGGATTGCCGCAATACTGCGCTACAGGACGGGATGCTGATGTTACTGGAAAAACGAATACTACTGGAGCGCGTACTCAGGGAGAGTACCGGCATGGAAGATGTGCTGCTGGCCGAAGGCGGGGAGCATGCCGACCTTGCAACGACTATCGCATTCGCACTGGCAAAGCAGAAAAAACAGGCACCGGTCAAGATCGCACAGGATCTTGTCGCCGAGCTTGCGAAACATCCTGAACTCACAGGAATTCAGGTTGAAGCCAAAGGCCCGTATATCAATTTCATTTTCGGCAAGGAATATGTCAGCGAGACAATAAAAGCCGCAGTGAAACCGGGTTATGGTTCACTTGAGAAAAAAACAACCCGTGTTGTTCTCGAACACACGAGCGCCAACCCTAACGGTCCGCTCCATGTGGGACACATCCGGAACTCAATCATCGGTGACACCCTTGCCCGGGCATTCCGCAAGGCTGGCTACCGGCTCGAAGTCCAGTACTATGTCAATGATATGGGCCGGCAGATCGCAATCGTCGTCTGGGGGTTCACTCATCTTGACAGCACTCAGCAGGAGGGCGAGAAAGAGGATGCCCATATTGCCCGCATCTATATTGCAGCAAACCGCGAGATCGAGAAGGATCCGGAGATCACCCAGCAGGTCAATGAACTGATGCAGCTGGTGGAGAAAGGCGATACTCCCACGGTCAAGAAGTTCAGGAACGAGGTCTCGCGCTGCCTTGACGGGTTCAAGGTCACGATGAAAAACCTCAACGTGGCTCACGACCGGTTTGTCTGGGAGAGCGATTTCATCCGGAACGGGTACACCGAGAAGATCATC of the Methanomicrobiales archaeon HGW-Methanomicrobiales-1 genome contains:
- a CDS encoding GTP-binding protein → MADESKLKIVIFGAFGAGKTTLIKTLDPESKHVEANCAGGTTTVALDFGRLRNNGCNIHIYGTPGQERFEFAREIIAKGMDGAILLVDVTSLLDEFTRHLSVTLQSAKVPFVVFLNKCDSEGADPDAFTGQFGASEVRKVSAKDKQQSMDALLQFAGTLAPRPNGPNRS
- a CDS encoding elongation factor EF-2 produces the protein MVRGKKSVERVTELMKEPKHIRNIGIVAHIDHGKTTLSDNLLSGAGIISEELAGKQLFMDSDPEEQARGITIDASNVSMVHEYEGQDYLINMIDTPGHVDFGGDVTRAMRAVDGAVVLVDAVEGTMPQTETVLRQALKEGVRPVLFINKVDRLVNEIKVDEMEMQIRLGKVIDKVNKLIKGMNEEAYNSGWKLDAGLGTVAFGSALYNWAVSIPFMKKSGVSFKDVFDKCRAGDMKYLAKNSPLSDVLLDMVVNHLPNPIDAQKRRIPVIWHGDKESKEGKAMITCDPNGPVSLMVTDISFDPHAGEVATGRLFSGRIKRGDSLYVMGSAMKENRLQQVGIFMGPKRVEVDEIVGGNIAAVTGLRDAMVGSTVTSLLEITPFESLKHYSEPVMTVAVEAKNMKDLPKLVEVLRQVAKEDPTLVITINEETGEHLISGMGELHLEIITGRIKRDKGVEIITSEPIVVYRETVTQKIESVEGKSPNRHNRFYFDLEILPDEIVNLIKKGEVSMNQPMLERRDILMNAGMEKDDAKSIKDIKATNMLIDRTKGVQYLNETMELIIEGIHEALAGGPLADEPVQNLKMTLVDVKLHEDAIHRGPAQVIPAVRSAIKAGMLIAGDSLLEPVQRIQITVPMDQMGAATSQIQGRRGQVFDMQSEGDTITVVGKAPVAELFGFAGDIRSATEGRAMWNTEFAGFELVPNSMLKEVVVAIRKRKGLKEQLPTPADYLSA
- a CDS encoding 30S ribosomal protein S7, whose protein sequence is MTETEAKAAGQKLLFNKWDVGEVKVIDPSLIRYVTLTAQIIPHSCGKFSRQEFGKSNMMIVERLINRLMQTENNTGKKQLAIRIVRDAFEIINKKTKRNPIDVLVEAIANAGPREETVRLKYGGINVPKSVDTAPMRRVDTAIGFLAEATLKGSSTSKKSASAVLADELIAASKGDMKCFSVGKKEERERIAKSAR
- a CDS encoding 30S ribosomal protein S12, producing MGQGKFAARKMVRDSNKFRWADKNYARRELNLDVKSDPCEGAPQARGIVLEKVGVEAKQPNSAIRKCVRVQLIKNGRQVTAFAVGDGAINFIDEHDEVEIEGIGGRLGRSMGDIPGVRYVVTKVNNVCLHEMVIGRKEKPRR
- a CDS encoding 6-carboxytetrahydropterin synthase, with amino-acid sequence MKVGIYKEVQIDTSHRLLHYKGKCANLHGHRWKIEVWMEGEPDPATQILIDYSLIKQVINKYDHQIILNREDPMVPRIEEFHPVITTPGEPTSELMAVLIRDDLSAVCRERGIKAVVTKIRVWESPTACAELT
- a CDS encoding 7-carboxy-7-deazaguanine synthase, whose product is MNVTEIFRSLQGEGKNQGKSCLFIRLAGCNLNCHWCDTEYSRSGGKEMSLDAILEQVWRINPPYVCITGGEPLMQAAELEPLLASLHKRGAHVDIETNGTYAFTRLQPYASICMDVKCPSSGEQSDLALLDTIRPQDSVKFVLKDETDCRYAQQIIESHRIAGEIFFSPVTGSNYSNIAQFILTNNLPVRFQLQLHKIIGVK
- the queC gene encoding 7-cyano-7-deazaguanine synthase QueC; the protein is MKAVCLLSGGMDSSTLAYLAKSEGYDICALHLNYGQRTESKELACARKIASLLNAKDFIAVNVGYFSQFGESSLTDNKIAVEEFDAARAHVPNTYVPFRNANLLSIATSFAEAKGAEAIFIGVQSLDYSGYPDCRPQFIEAFQRVIDLGTKDTTKIMLKTPFIHMTKTDILNVGMKLGVPYEHTWSCYRNEGKACGTCGSCHFRKEAFAAIGRQDPIPYEE
- a CDS encoding NUDIX hydrolase, with the translated sequence MEIFRGRRLWIESRMIRLPNGIEREKVIVHPSNAVAILPLDGDRCKLVKQYRYAIDQYIFEAPAGTMEPGEDPLQTAHRELIEETGFAAKEMQEKGFIYTTPGYTDEKIFLFEARDLSLSQEYGKDEDEIIEVVDVAIRDLPAMIRDGTIIDAKTICLIHRCFGC
- a CDS encoding alpha/beta hydrolase, which encodes MVRSFLTIGVIIVLLIACAGCTGTPAAEAKPAYSVDNNGILSVTCAPVTTSEEVLVSNETYTKSRIVLHTQSGDVVTYLAAPKNPKAVIVYAPGAGEKITGHEERMVRYAAAGYAFMFADTRGNGAETPGVPFSQQLVQQDFSRFEKGDWPQYYLTVCDLVSAQKIVSDRFSVPVYAMGSSNGGRYAAVAAGVDPQFAGYVGISTSNWGLLDSVIQQGYTGDPVRFATSIEPGTYFTKIAPRPVWIFHAAGDPIIPFASGKQFFDSAQEPKTFTEFSGDHGINSDVDTQIIMHWAQIYGPRESISNSSREV
- the prf1 gene encoding peptide chain release factor 1; amino-acid sequence: MAEEREMDDARKRYEFKKALEKLELQQGDGTELITIYIPPDKQIYDVTNQLKDEFGQCANIKSKQTKTNVQSAISSILSRLKYYKRPPLHGLAVFCGTVKTYGDRTDLQCTIVEPPEPLNLYMYRCSSNFELEPLKQMLEEKSIYGLLVLDRREAYWGFLRGNRIEPVGGTTSTVPGKTRKGGQSAARFGRLREIAIAEFYTRIGERSSAIFLAEKDFFERFKGLLIGGPSPTKEEFEAGNFLHHEIQKRIIGIFDVAYTNEDGLSELVDAAKDALKGMTVVKEKALMDRYLRELVKDASIAAYGEDSIRKNLEIGAVDTLLLSANLRKSRLRIKCQNCDFTDEKTVHIDAGKTVGDIPLGSCPKCTAPLILDEEIDIVDELTKLAEQSSAKVELISDDFEEGSILFTAFGGIAAILRYRTGC